In a genomic window of Candidatus Coatesbacteria bacterium:
- a CDS encoding DUF4159 domain-containing protein has protein sequence MKLTRLRCGGGWRNRPKVLLTVLLTAATVPAAPPADFTIARVHYGGGGDWYCDPSALPNLLDYLSAVTGIAVGEEAVVEPADPELFDHPYLYLTGHGNVSFSALERERLRSYFAGGGFLHIDDNYGLDGYIRRELEALYPELELVELPFEHPIYHCFYDFPSGPPKIHEHDGEPPQGYGLFLDGRLIVYYTHECDLGDGWEDPAVHNDPPELREAALRMGVNIIVYALTH, from the coding sequence ATGAAACTGACTCGACTACGATGCGGCGGCGGTTGGAGAAACCGGCCCAAAGTGCTGCTGACCGTTCTGCTGACGGCGGCGACGGTCCCGGCGGCGCCGCCCGCGGACTTCACCATCGCCCGGGTGCACTACGGCGGCGGCGGCGACTGGTACTGCGATCCCAGCGCCCTGCCCAACCTGCTGGATTACCTGAGCGCAGTCACGGGAATCGCCGTCGGTGAGGAAGCCGTCGTCGAACCGGCGGACCCCGAGCTCTTCGATCACCCCTACCTCTACCTCACCGGCCACGGCAACGTCAGCTTCAGCGCCCTGGAGCGCGAGCGTCTGCGATCCTATTTCGCCGGCGGCGGCTTTCTGCACATCGACGACAACTACGGCCTGGACGGCTACATCCGCCGGGAACTCGAAGCCCTCTACCCCGAGCTGGAGCTCGTCGAGCTGCCCTTCGAGCACCCGATCTACCACTGCTTCTACGACTTCCCCAGCGGGCCGCCCAAGATTCATGAGCACGACGGCGAGCCGCCCCAGGGCTACGGCCTGTTCCTCGACGGCCGGCTGATCGTCTATTACACCCACGAGTGCGATCTGGGTGACGGCTGGGAGGATCCCGCCGTACACAACGACCCCCCGGAGCTCCGGGAGGCTGCCCTGCGGATGGGGGTCAACATCATCGTCTACGCCCTGACGCATTAG
- a CDS encoding phosphatase PAP2 family protein, producing the protein MFGPLTDYHSTADEALFRALNSGGVPVLDAVFSVLTDKWFGIAVGLLFVVWVAVTKRWGALRWAAALILAIAVSDFVGFRLLKPLFARLRPCYALPDELVVQVVGTGHGGALPSLHAGNLFAFAFVAARADRRLWIPAYIIAFLVAYSRVYVGVHWPTDIIAGALWGSLVGRGALRLSGLGEKLILRLFNKQPAEEAG; encoded by the coding sequence ATGTTCGGACCGCTGACCGACTATCACAGCACCGCCGACGAGGCCCTCTTCCGGGCGCTTAACTCCGGCGGGGTGCCTGTGCTGGACGCCGTCTTCAGCGTGCTGACCGACAAGTGGTTCGGCATCGCCGTCGGTCTGCTGTTCGTCGTCTGGGTGGCGGTCACCAAGCGCTGGGGCGCGCTGCGCTGGGCGGCGGCTTTGATCCTGGCCATCGCCGTTTCCGACTTCGTCGGCTTCCGCTTGCTGAAGCCGCTGTTCGCCCGCCTGCGGCCCTGTTACGCTCTGCCCGATGAGCTGGTCGTCCAGGTCGTCGGCACGGGCCACGGCGGTGCCCTGCCCAGCCTGCACGCCGGCAATTTGTTCGCCTTCGCCTTCGTCGCCGCCCGGGCCGATCGACGGCTGTGGATCCCCGCCTACATCATCGCCTTCCTGGTGGCCTACAGCCGGGTCTACGTCGGCGTGCACTGGCCCACCGACATCATCGCCGGAGCCCTCTGGGGCAGCCTGGTCGGCAGGGGGGCGCTGCGGCTGAGCGGCCTGGGCGAGAAGCTGATCCTCAGACTATTCAACAAACAACCCGCCGAGGAGGCCGGATGA
- a CDS encoding flavodoxin family protein, which yields MKILVTYYSKTGNTAELAAAVAAGVAEIDGAEAVLKPVDVVTRDDFAGCEALIIGSPVYFGHPAWQVKKLIDEMLPLRRRMEGKVGAAFASSGSPVGGRESTMLALHQMLLIYGMLIVGDPLDSGGHYGAACTGVPDGQALELAHKLGRRVAAVTLKLRA from the coding sequence ATGAAGATCCTCGTAACCTACTACTCCAAGACCGGTAATACCGCCGAGCTGGCCGCCGCCGTCGCCGCCGGCGTCGCCGAGATCGACGGCGCCGAGGCCGTCCTCAAGCCCGTCGACGTGGTCACCCGCGATGACTTCGCCGGCTGCGAGGCTTTGATTATCGGCTCGCCGGTCTATTTCGGCCACCCCGCCTGGCAGGTCAAGAAGCTGATCGACGAGATGCTGCCCCTGCGGCGGCGGATGGAGGGCAAGGTCGGCGCCGCCTTCGCCAGCTCCGGTTCCCCCGTCGGCGGCCGCGAGAGCACCATGCTGGCCCTGCACCAGATGCTGCTGATCTACGGCATGCTCATCGTCGGCGATCCCCTCGACAGCGGCGGCCACTACGGCGCGGCCTGCACCGGCGTCCCCGACGGCCAGGCCCTCGAGCTGGCCCACAAGCTCGGCCGCCGCGTGGCCGCGGTGACCCTCAAGCTCAGAGCGTGA
- a CDS encoding HD domain-containing protein, with protein sequence MITRALMMRLFDGFTIERWNDKIRPFPFIEIDKQTHKMMYAYFFGTLLEEYFNKEVEWDILINCCIYEYIQRLVLTDLKSPFFHYIKNNKEIYKRLNTWITDNFKPYLKGSHKAQQFIDNMNIYLNYNENENEHTKYRALLQLSSTLSTIWEFNIIYKHNRNGFKIKKIRDLLKYDEIKHFYEASNSWDLQYEASNSCDLQNKGGLYVIYNKYNINKLLHLIVELRHQTRWAHLPMYPKTSVLGHMGYVALLTYFITREISIHNNIELDSDVYKERLYNNFYTALFHDLKEVATRDIISPVKNSLNNICNKLKEPDITKKYEDEEFDKIRQLFETNNNNNADTIRLNNLIKLIEDDEFADLVDLKPVDNINYNDTPSNPRDGKLIKAMDLLSACIEAKSSLIYGINNPILANNYNNILDIYDGNTEIKGHKPSELYNYNIYALFKQLI encoded by the coding sequence ATGATAACCAGAGCCCTGATGATGCGTTTGTTCGACGGCTTTACGATTGAACGATGGAACGACAAAATTAGGCCATTTCCATTCATAGAGATTGACAAGCAAACACACAAAATGATGTATGCATATTTTTTTGGAACACTTCTAGAAGAATACTTCAATAAAGAAGTCGAATGGGATATTCTTATCAATTGCTGTATTTATGAATACATACAAAGACTTGTGCTAACAGATCTAAAAAGCCCGTTTTTTCACTATATAAAAAATAACAAGGAAATATATAAAAGATTAAATACCTGGATAACTGATAACTTTAAACCATATTTAAAAGGTTCGCATAAAGCACAACAGTTTATAGACAATATGAATATATATTTAAACTACAACGAGAACGAGAACGAGCATACAAAATACAGAGCACTATTACAATTATCAAGCACTCTCTCGACAATATGGGAATTCAATATAATTTATAAACACAACAGAAATGGCTTTAAAATTAAAAAAATACGTGATTTACTTAAATATGATGAAATTAAGCATTTTTATGAAGCATCAAATTCGTGGGATTTACAATATGAAGCATCAAATTCGTGTGATTTACAAAATAAAGGAGGCTTATATGTAATTTATAACAAATATAACATAAATAAACTACTGCATCTCATTGTAGAACTTAGGCATCAAACACGATGGGCTCATCTACCAATGTATCCTAAAACATCAGTTTTAGGACATATGGGTTACGTAGCATTATTAACTTACTTTATAACAAGAGAAATATCAATACATAATAATATTGAGCTAGATAGCGATGTGTACAAAGAAAGATTATATAACAATTTCTATACAGCTTTATTCCATGATCTAAAAGAAGTTGCAACTCGGGACATTATCTCACCCGTCAAGAATTCACTTAATAATATCTGTAATAAACTAAAAGAGCCTGATATAACAAAAAAATATGAAGATGAAGAATTTGACAAGATAAGACAATTATTTGAAACTAATAACAACAATAATGCTGATACAATACGTTTAAACAACCTCATTAAACTAATTGAAGACGACGAGTTTGCTGATTTAGTAGACCTCAAACCTGTAGATAACATTAACTACAATGATACTCCATCTAATCCTAGAGACGGCAAGCTAATTAAAGCAATGGACCTCCTATCTGCTTGCATCGAAGCTAAATCATCTCTAATATACGGCATAAATAATCCAATACTTGCTAATAATTATAACAACATTCTTGATATATACGATGGCAATACGGAGATAAAAGGCCACAAGCCATCTGAATTATATAATTATAATATATACGCCCTATTTAAACAACTCATCTAG
- a CDS encoding prolyl oligopeptidase family serine peptidase: MSRTIKADDFAKLRVITDLDLAPQGDLIAFSVRRIDKDKRKAFSDLWWTHPDGRPRRLTFGDSSDVTPRFNPAGDAIAFLSNRADEKKLRFHLLPTEGGEAEPVGPELFGSVAAYEFAPDGGSVYYAFRAADEPTKGPEGQPEAPAVREIERLHYRTDGAGWRPADSFDIYRLDLGRGSVKQLTDDGYENDDFCLAPDGETLYYLSCHREDPDREAQYLSLFSLDLTAEDAEPVRLPVDEGPMYALTCGPGGRRLAWLGHEHPEDPAGRDIHLCIYDLETGEKADLTGSLGYVGGTVIDDLNGICPTAAPRWSPCGRFIFFQLTEKGTTSLWQIDLEGERTPRPVIRRSGAVTFFRVNEKGLAYGWVEAVNPGEVYWYDWQGRPRKVTSLNTRYIGAWDLPEPERVWFDNGEGLKLQGWILKPPDFNPAESHPAILEVHGGPHVCYGEALMHEFHYLAGRGYVVFYTNPRGGTSYGEDFTRAIVNDWGNHDYHDVMAALDYLQALPYVDAERCGITGGSYGGYMTNWVIGHSDRFRAAVTQRSVSNLVDFFGASDAGYWFEKEFGRKFPWVDLEHYWKMSPLNSMAEVDTPTLVIHSEGDLRCPVSQGEQVYVALKIHGVPTKLVRFPEESHGLSRGGRPDRRVKRLEAIADWFDEYLNND; encoded by the coding sequence ATGTCGAGGACAATCAAAGCTGATGATTTCGCCAAGCTCCGGGTGATCACCGACCTGGACCTGGCACCCCAGGGCGATCTGATCGCCTTCAGCGTTCGCCGGATCGATAAGGACAAGCGCAAGGCCTTCAGCGACCTGTGGTGGACCCACCCCGACGGCCGGCCCCGGCGGCTGACCTTCGGCGACTCCAGCGATGTCACCCCGCGTTTCAACCCGGCGGGCGACGCCATCGCCTTTCTCTCCAACCGGGCCGACGAGAAGAAGCTGCGCTTCCACCTGCTGCCCACCGAGGGCGGTGAGGCCGAGCCCGTCGGGCCGGAGTTGTTCGGCTCCGTGGCCGCCTACGAGTTCGCGCCCGACGGCGGGAGCGTCTACTACGCCTTCCGCGCCGCCGACGAGCCGACCAAGGGTCCCGAGGGGCAGCCCGAGGCCCCGGCGGTGCGCGAGATCGAGCGCCTGCACTACCGCACCGACGGCGCCGGTTGGCGGCCCGCCGATTCCTTCGACATCTACCGCCTGGACCTGGGCCGCGGCTCCGTCAAGCAGCTCACCGACGACGGGTACGAGAACGACGACTTCTGTCTGGCCCCGGACGGCGAGACCCTCTACTACCTCTCCTGCCACCGCGAGGATCCGGACCGCGAGGCCCAGTACCTGAGCCTGTTCAGCCTCGACCTGACCGCGGAGGACGCCGAACCGGTGAGGCTGCCCGTGGACGAGGGGCCGATGTACGCCCTGACCTGCGGCCCCGGCGGCCGCCGGCTGGCCTGGCTGGGACACGAGCATCCCGAGGACCCCGCGGGCCGTGACATTCACCTCTGCATCTACGACCTCGAGACGGGGGAGAAAGCGGACCTGACCGGTTCCCTGGGCTACGTCGGCGGCACGGTCATCGACGATCTCAACGGCATCTGTCCCACCGCGGCACCCCGCTGGAGCCCCTGCGGCCGCTTCATCTTCTTCCAGCTCACCGAGAAGGGCACCACCAGCCTGTGGCAGATCGACCTCGAGGGCGAGCGAACGCCCCGGCCGGTCATTCGCCGGAGCGGCGCCGTAACCTTCTTCCGCGTCAACGAGAAGGGCCTGGCCTATGGCTGGGTCGAGGCCGTCAACCCCGGCGAGGTCTACTGGTACGACTGGCAGGGCCGGCCGCGCAAGGTCACTTCGCTCAACACCCGCTACATCGGCGCCTGGGACCTGCCCGAGCCCGAGCGGGTGTGGTTCGACAACGGCGAGGGGCTCAAGCTCCAGGGCTGGATCCTCAAGCCGCCGGACTTCAACCCCGCCGAGAGCCACCCGGCGATCCTCGAGGTCCACGGCGGACCCCACGTCTGCTACGGCGAGGCCCTGATGCACGAGTTCCACTACCTGGCCGGCCGTGGCTACGTCGTCTTCTACACCAACCCCCGCGGCGGGACCTCCTACGGCGAGGACTTCACCCGGGCCATCGTCAACGACTGGGGCAACCACGATTATCACGACGTGATGGCCGCCCTGGATTACCTCCAGGCCCTGCCCTACGTCGACGCCGAGCGTTGCGGCATCACCGGCGGCAGCTACGGCGGTTACATGACCAACTGGGTCATCGGCCACTCCGACCGCTTCCGCGCCGCCGTCACCCAGCGTTCGGTCAGCAACCTGGTGGACTTCTTCGGCGCCTCGGACGCCGGTTACTGGTTCGAGAAGGAGTTCGGCCGCAAGTTCCCCTGGGTCGACCTCGAGCACTACTGGAAGATGTCGCCGCTGAACTCGATGGCCGAGGTCGACACCCCGACCCTGGTCATTCACTCCGAGGGCGACCTGCGCTGCCCCGTCAGCCAGGGCGAGCAGGTCTACGTGGCGCTGAAGATCCACGGCGTGCCGACCAAGCTGGTCCGCTTCCCCGAGGAGAGCCACGGTCTCTCCCGGGGCGGGCGACCCGACCGCCGGGTCAAGCGCCTGGAGGCCATCGCCGACTGGTTCGACGAGTATCTCAACAACGATTAG